GGACGGCCGTGGTCGTCGTAGTCGTCGGTGTGCTCGGCGCGGTGCTCGTCGGGGCGCGGCTCGCGCAGCGCATCCGCCGCGGGATCCTCGCCGTGTGCGCGGCTGCCGACGGGCTCGCCGCAGGAGACCTCACGGTCGAGGTCGTCGTCCGGACGAACGACGAGCTCGGTGCGCTGGCACGATCTCTCAACCAGGCCCAGTCCTCCTTGCGGGAGACGATGACCGGCGTCGTCGGCGCCGCTCAGGCGGTCGCCGACGCAGCAGCAGGCCTGTCCGCCGGTGCATCGACCATGAGCGTGGGCTCGGCGGAGTCGACGGGGCAGATGAGCACCGTGGCCTCCGCCGTCGAGCAGGTCACCCGGAACGTCGAGACGGTCGCAGCAGGCGCCGAAGAGATGAGCGCATCGATCCGGGAGATCGCCCAGAACGCGAACGAGGCAGCGAAGGTCGCGCAGTCCGCGACGGCCGTCGCGCTCACGACGAACGAGACGGTCGCCCGTCTCGGTACCTCCTCGCAGGAGATCGGGAACGTCGTCAAGGTCATCACGAGCATCGCCGAGCAGACGAACCTGCTCGCGCTCAACGCGACCATCGAGGCCGCCCGCGCGGGCGAAGCAGGGAAGGGCTTCGCTGTCGTCGCGAGCGAGGTCAAGGACCTCGCTCAGGAGACTGCTCGAGCGACCGAGGACATCGCGCGCCGCGTGGCCGCGATCCAGGTCGACACCGGTTCGGCGGTCGAGGCGATCGGGGAGATCTCCACGATCATCGCGAGCATCAACGACTACCAGATGACCATCGCGTCCGCGGTCGAGGAGCAGACAGCCACGACGAACGAGATGGGACGCTCCGCCGCCGAGGCCGCGACAGGCTCTGGCGAGATCGCGGGCAACATCGTGTACGCCTCGCAGTCTGTCGGTCGGTCAGGTGAGGCGATCATCGACATGAACGAGAGCATCATCCAGCTCTCGGAGATCGCCGCCGATCTCCGCAGCCGCGTCTCGACGTTCACCTTCTGAGGCCCGGGATGCCTGCTCTGCGGACACCACCGGTGCTGGTCCGCGGCCTCGCCGGATCGATCACGACAGCCCGCTCGCGGGTCGCCGCCACGTGGGCGAGCTCAGGCGGACGCCTGCGGGCTCGCGCCACCTCCACCGCACCGACCGGCCAGCCTGCCCGCCAGCCGGGCGGGCTCCGGGCGCGCTGGACCGACAGATCGATCGTCACGAAGATCATGGTCGCCGTCGGTGTCATGGCCGTGGCCGCGGTGCTGGCCGGGGGAGTGGGCGCGGCGTCCCTCGCCACGGTCGACCGCCAGTCCGACGAGCTCTACGTGTCGCACGTCGTGCCGATGCAGTACCTGTCGGACGTCCAGGCGATGTTCCAGGCCGACCGTGCGCGGACGCTGCAGTACGGGCTCGTGAACGAGTTCACGCGCGCGGAGCTCGAGGCCCAGCTCGAGCAGAGCCTCGGCGAGCTCCAGGCGCTCATCGTCAAGTACACCCCGTACGCGATCAGGTCCAACGACATGGAGACGCTCGCGTACGGCATAGACAACTACCACGACATGGCGGCCTCGGGCCTCTTCCCGCTCGTCGACAGCGAGAGCGAACGAGCCTTCGGGCTCTACGTCGACGGCACGATGGAGCCGTTGAGCTCGATCGTCGTCGACCCGTTGCAGCGAGAGACCCTCGCGCAGTCCGACGCGGTCGCCGAGCTCTCGGCGCAGATCCACACCACAGCGACGCGATCGACCATCCTCATCGTCGTTGCCACCGCGCTCGGTGCGCTCTCGGCGCTCGGGCTCGCCCTCGTCGTGGCGCTCTCGGTGAAGTCGCGTCTCGGATCGGTGCAGACCGCGCTCGCCGCGGTCGGCGAGGGCGACCTCACGGTCGCGTCGGGGATCACCGGGCACGACGAGATCGGCGACCTGGCCGGGTCGTTGGCTCTCACGCAGGAGAACCTGCGGACCTTGGTCGCGAAGGTCGCCGCCGCGTCGCACAGCGTCCGGGGTGCGGTGAACGACCTCTCCGACGCGAACGCGACCGTGGCGACAGGCTCGGAGGCGACGAGCACGCAGGCGGTCGTCGTCGCGTCTGCGGCGGAGGAGGTGAGCCGGAGCATCCAGACCGTCGCTGCGGGCGCTGAGGAGATGGCGGCCTCGATCCAGGAGATCGCGGTGAATGCGCAGGCTGCTGCCGAGGTCGCCCGCAGCGCGACGTCCGTCGCCGACTCGGCCCATGAGTCGGTCGGCCGGCTCGGGGTCTCGAGCGAGGGGATCGACGCCGTGGTCCGGTCGATCGTCAAGATCGCCGCGCAGACGAACCTTCTGGCGCTCAACGCGACGATCGAGGCGGCACGGGCAGGGGAGGCCGGCAAGGGCTTCGCTGTCGTCGCGAGCGAGGTCAAAGACCTTGCGGCGTCGACGGCGCGCGCGACTCAGGAGATCGTCGAGCGGGTCGGCGCGATCCGTCTCGACACGGCGTCGGCGGCTGGTGCGATCACCGAGATCGCGACGATCGTCGCGACGATCGACGACTACCAGATGACCATCGCGTCGGCGGTCGAGGAGCAGACGGCCACGACGCAGGAGATGACGCGGTCGGTCAACGAGGCGGCGACGGGTTCCGGCGAGATCGCTGCGAACATCACGGGGGTCGCCTCCGCCGCGTCGGAGTCGAGCGAGACCGTGACGCGGATGGGATCGACGGTCGAGCTCCTGCTGCGAACCTCGGGCGAGCTGGACGACCAGGTCACCCAGTTCACCTACTGACAGGGCTGACCGGTGCTCGCCGGCTGCGTCGACAGTTCACCTCCCGCCGGTACGGCGAGCGCCTCACACCCTGTGAGCCGTGGCCGATAGGAGGATCGGCCACGGCGCACGCGCGTGACCTGGACAGGAAGCAGGACATGAAAAGCATCTCGGGCAGGGCACGTTCCCGTGCGGTGGTGGCGCTGACGGCAGTCGTCGCGTCGATCACGCTCGCGGCGTGCAGCGCAGGCGACGTCACGGCAGGAAACGACGACCAGCTGGTCGGCGTCGCCATGCCGACGACCACCTCTGCCCGATGGGTCGCTGACGGGAAGAACGTCGAGGCTCAGCTCGAGGCGCTCGGGTACACGGTCGACCTCGAGTATGCAGAGGACGACGTACCGACCCAGGTCGCGCAGATCCAGAAGATGATCGACGACGGCGCGGACCTCCTCATCGTCGGCTCGATCGACGGCACGGCCCTCACGGCGCAGCTCGCCGCGGCGGCCGCTGCTGACATCCCTGTCATCGCCTACGACCGTCTCATCCGCGACAGCGCGGACGTCGACTACTACGCGACGTTCGACAACCATCGTGTGGGCGTCCAGCAGGCCACCATGCTCCTCGAGGGGCTCGGTGTCGTCGACGACGCCGGCGCGCCGACAGGTGCGACGGGCCCGTTCGTCGTCGAGCTCTTCGCGGGCTCTCCGGACGACAACAACGCGACCGTCTTCTACGACGCGGCGATGGACACCCTCCAGCCGTACATCGATCGCGGGGTCCTCCAGGTCCCGTCGGGCGAGACCGACTTCGAGACCGTGGCCACCCTCCAGTGGAACGGCGACACGGCGGCCGAGCGCATGAACAGGCTCCTCGCCGACACCTATGCGGGCACCGACCTCGTCATCGACGGTGTCCTTGCCCCGAACGACGGCATCGCGATCGCCCTCCTCGCCGCGCTCGCGGCCGACGGGTACGGGACAGACGCCGAGCCGCTCCCGGTCACCACGGGCCAGGACGCCGAGATCCCGTCGGTGAAGTCGATCATCGCGGGCGAGCAGTACGCCACGATCTACAAGGACACCCGCCAGCTCGCCGAGGTCGCGGTCTCCATGGGCGACGCGCTCCTCAAGGGCGAGGAGCCCGAGGTCAACGACGTGACGTCGTACGACAACGGCGTCCAGGTCGTCCCGACCTACCTCCTTGCTCCGGTCGTCGTCGACGCGTCGAACTACGAGGCGCTGCTCGTCGGCGGCGGCTACTACACGGAGGACGAGCTCAGATGACCGCCACGTTCTCGACAGACCTGCGCACGCACTGGTTCTGGGACCGCCCCGTCTGGGCGAAGATCGCGACGTCGCTCGTGGTCATGGCGGTCGTCTTCGGAGCGGTCGGCGGGCTCGGTGCCGTCGCCCTCGCCCGGGCAGGCACGCACCTCGACGAGGTGAACACGCTCACGGGCGAGCTCCAGGGCGACCTCGGCGACCTCCGCGCGGCGCAGGCCACCAGCCACCTCCTCGTCCGCCGGGCGGCCGGCGCGACGGACGACGCGATGCGCGAGCAGATCCTCACGTCCTCGGCGTGGAACGACCGGACGGTCGAGCAGCTCATCACCGAGGTGGAGGGTTACGAGCAGTCGAACACCCAGCAGTGGAGCGACTTCGTCGATCGCTGGGAGGCATGGACCACCTACCGCGACGCGACGGTGCTCCCGCTCGCGACCGCGGGCGACGTCGCCGGTGTCGAGAACGCTCTCGCCGCTGACGTCGCCGGCGACCCGGACAGCGCAGGGCGGGCGCTCCTGCTCGCTCAGGGGCAGATCGACTTCCAGGTCGGTGCCGTGCTCGCTGGGGCTCAGGACGAGGTGCGGCGCACGATCATCGCGCTCGTCGTCGGGTTCGTCGTCGGCGCAGGCATCGCGGTCACCGTCGCTGTCCTCGTGACGCGCCGGATCACGACGTCGATCAACGACGTCAAGGTCGCGCTCGAGACGATGGCGACCGGGGACCTCACGCACACGGTCGAGATCCGCAGCCGCGACGAGCTCGGTCAGATGTCGGCGTCGTTCGACGAGGCGCAGGTGAACCTGCGCGCCGTGATCACGGGGGTCATCGACACTGCCGCCACCGTTGCTGCTGCTGCGGAGGAGCTCGCCACCGCGAACTCCGAGGTCGCTGCCGGGACGGAAGAGACGAGCGCCCAGGCGGGCGTCGTCGCAGCGGCTGCAGACGAGGTCAACCAGAACGTGCAGACTGTGGCCGCGGGCGCCGAGCAGATGGGTGCCTCGATCCGCGAGATCGCGACCAACGCGAACGAGGCCGCGAGGATCGCCAGCCGGGCGGTCGAGCACTCCACCGAGACTGCCACGACCGTCGGCCAGCTGGGCGAGACGTCCCAGGCGATCGGCACGGTCGTCAAGGTCATCACGAGCATCGCGGCTCAGACGAACCTCCTCGCGCTCAACGCGACGATCGAGGCGGCCCGCGCCGGCGAGGCAGGCAAGGGCTTCGCGGTCGTCGCCGGCGAGGTCAAGGAGCTCGCGTCCGAGTCGGGCCGTGCGGCCGAGGACATCGCCCGCCGGATCGAGGAGGTGCAGAGCCAGACGGCGTCTGCCGTCTCTGCGATCAGCGAGATCACCGCGATCATCTCGAGCATCAGCGACTTCCAGCTCACCATCGCGTCGGCGGTCGAGGAACAGACCGCCACGACCAACGAGATGAGCCGGGGCGTCTCCGAGGCTGCGCTCGGTGTCGGCGAGATCGCCGCGAACATCGGCGGTGTGGCATCAGCCGCTGCCGTCTCCTCCGAGATCGTCACGCAGATGGGCGATTCGGTCTCCGAGCTCGCCAAGATGTCTGCCGACCTCCGTGTGCGCGTCGCGCAGTTCACGATCTAGGGGCTCGACGACATGAACAGGACCAGCAGATGACCATCCGTGTAGTAGTGGTGGACGACTCGGTGGTGATCCGCCGGCTCGTCGTGCAGGCGCTCGAGAGCGACCCTGACGTCGAGGTCGTCGCGACGGCGGCCAACGGGCGCCTCGCGCTCGCGAAGATCGAGCAGCACGCGCCGGACGCTGTGACGATGGACATCGAGATGCCCGAGCTCAACGGCGTCGAGTCGGTGCGCGAGCTGCGCAAGCGCGGGCACACGATGCCGATCATCATGTTCTCCACGCTCACCGAGCGTGGTGCGACGGCGACGTTCGACGCTCTCGACGCGGGGGCGTCCGACTACGTGGCCAAGCCGTCCAACGTCGGGAGCATCAGCGAGTCGCTCAAGGCGGTCGCCGACCAGCTCATCCCCAAGATCCGTGCTCTCGTGCCGAGGCCCCTGACCAGCTCGCCGACGGCACGCTCCGCAGGCACCGTTCCCGGAGGCGTCCGTCCGAGCGTCGCGGCGCAGCGGCACACGGTGATGCTGCGGGCGACCCCCCGCAACCACCCGGTCCGTGCGGTCGTCCTCGGCAGCTCGACCGGCGGGCCCGAGGCGCTCTCGCGCGTCGTCGAGCGCCTCACGGAACCTTTGCCCGTGCCGCTCCTCGTCGTCCAGCACATGCCGGCGATCTTCACGCGCCAGCTGGCGCACCGGCTCGACCGCCTGGGGCCGTCCCAGGTGTTCGAGGCCGTCCACGGCCAGGTCCTCGAGCCCGGGTGCGTGTACATCGCCCCGGGCGACACGCACCTGGAGCTCGAGGGCACGGCTGGCCGGTATCGGGCGAAGATCACGCACGGCGCCCCGGTGAACTTCTGCCGGCCGTCGGTCGACGTCCTCTTCCGGTCGGCGCTCACGGTCGTGGGCCCCGATCTCCTGGCAGTCATCCTCACGGGCATGGGTGCCGACGGCAAGGTCGGTGCGGGCGCGGTGGCCGACGCCGGTGGGACGGTCGTCGTCCAGGACGAGGAGACGTCTGTCGTGTGGGGCATGCCTGGCGCGACAGCGATGGCCGGGTACGCGCACAGGGTGCTGCCGATCAGCGAGATCGGCCACACCATCGCAGGGATCGTCCGAGCGAGCCAAGGTGCACAGGAGGTGTCACGGTGAGTCTGACTGCAGAGAGCTTTACGTTCGTCGCGGACCTGGTCCGCAAGAAGAGCGCCATCCACTTGCCTCCGGGCAAGGAATACCTTGTCGAGAGCCGGCTCATGCCGCTCGCTCGGCGAGCAGGGCTGTCGGTCGACGACTATGTCCGACGACAGCGCACATCGGCCAGCCTCACGGAGGCGGAGCTCATCGTCGAGGCGCTCACCACGAACGAGACCAGCTGGTTCCGGGACGCGCTCCCGTTCGTCACGCTCGCGGGGCATGTTCTGCCCGAGGTCATGGCCAACAAGCCGGTGACCGCTCCGTTGAAGATCTGGTCCGCCGCGTGCTCGACGGGGCAGGAGCCGTACTCGATCGCGATGGCGCTCCTCGACGCGCTGTCCGGACCGTCGCCGCGCATCGAGATCACGGCGACCGACCTCTCGGGCGAGGTCCTCGCCAAGGCAGAACGAGGCGCGTACTCGCAGCTCGAGGTCAACCGCGGGCTCCCCGCCAAGTACCTCGTCAAGCACTTCACCAAGGCGGGCACCGAGTGGCAGATCAGCAAGGAGCTGCGCTCGCTCGTCCGCTTCTCCAAGCACAACCTGCTCGGCGCACCACCTGTGGGGCCGTTCGACATCGTCTTCCTGCGCAACGTCCTCATCTACTTCGACGTCGAGGTGAAGCGGGACATCCTGCGGCGCCTGCGGACGTCTATGCGGCCCGGTGGCTTCCTCGTCCTGGGGGCGGCAGAGACGACAGTCGGCATCGACGACCTGTGGCAGAGGGTCCAGGTCGGGCGGAGCTCCATCTATCAGAACACGACAAGGAGCAGGACATGAAGGCGCTCGTCATCGACGACTCACGCACGATGCGACGCATCGTGTCTACGGTCCTCAGAGACCTCGGATACGAGACGACAGAGGCCGGAGACGGCCAGGAAGCGCTGGACGCGCTCGAGGCCGGCGGGGTGTTCGATCTTGCGTGCATCGACTGGAACATGCCCGTCATGGACGGGCTGACCTTCGTCACGAAGGTTCGAGAGAACAAAGACTGGCGGTCCCTCACTCTGATGATGGTGACCACCGAGAGCGAGCACGGCCAGATCGTTCGAGCACTCGCGGCGGGGGCCCACGAGTACCTCATCAAACCATTCACCCCGGACGCGCTCCGGGACAAGCTGGAGCTGCTCGGGCTGCTCCCGGTAGAGGAGACAGTGTGATCGCCGGAACGTTGACCGTGGACAGGGATCAGATCCTGGCCATCTCCCAAGACGTCTTCGCGGCCATGATCGACGGAGGCGAGACGATCGTCTTCGAGCGCTTCGGAGCCGTCCCTGAGCCCGCCGACCCGATCGTCGCGTGGGTCGACATGACGATCGGTGGCCTCGGCATCGGTGCGCGCGCGGTCGTGCGCACCGGGCGCCCCGTCGCGGACGAGCTCACGCGTGCCCTCCTCGTCATGAACCCCGACGAGGTCGTGACCCCCGAAGACCTCGCCGACGCGTTCGGCGAGATCGCCAACGTCGTGGGGGGCAACGTCAAGTCGCTCCTCGCGGCGCACGCCGTCCTGAGCCTGCCCGCCGTCGCGAGCGAGGCCCCGGCCATGGCCGAGCACCAGTTCTTGCAGGAGATTCCTCTCGACTGGCGCGGTCACGTCCTTGTCATGTCACTGTGGTCATTGAGCTGACCGACGAAACGCACCACCAGCACACGTTCGACCAAGGGGAGGGAAACCTATGTACGTCCTGATCGCTGACGACAGCCGCGTGATGCGGCAGATCGTGATCCGCACGCTCCGGCAGGCGGGCTACGACTGGAAGATCATCGAGGCCGCAGACGGCCAAGAGGTCTACGACCTGGCTCTCGCGGAGGAGCCAGATCTCATCTTGTCTGACTGGAACATGCCGAACGCCACGGGTATCGAGGCGCTCAACGCGCTCCGCCAGGCCGGCTGCATGATCCCGTTCGGCTTCGTGACCTCGGAAGGGTCACCAGAGATGCGCGACCAGGCTGACGAGGCGGGTGCGCTGTTCCTCATCGCGAAGCCCTTCACGGCTGAGTCGTTCCGTGACGTCATCGACCCGGTGCTCGTATGAGTGCCACGCCGCTGCCGAGCGCCCTGGAGGTCCGTGAGGTCCTCCAGGGTCTGCTCGGGCGAGATGTCGAGACGCTCACGGGTGGCGCGATGGTCGATCCGGGTGCACCGGGCGGCGCGCTCGTCGCGGAGTACATCTCGGACCAGATGCAGCTTGCTGCGCTCATCGTCATGGACCTGCCGATGGCGGCCCGGGCTGGGGCCGCGATCGCGCTCATGCCGTCGACGGCGTCGGAGGCCGACGTCGAGGCGGGGGAGATGTCGGACGTGCTTCTGGAGAACGCCGGCGAGATCCTCAACGTCCTCGCGTCGTTGTTCAACGCGGAGGGCGCGCCGCACCTGCGGCTCAATGCTGTGCACGCGCCGGGGGCGACGATCCCGGCTGACGTCGCTCCGTGGGTGATGGCGTACGTGGCTCGGCTCGACCTGGAGTGCGACGTCTCGGGCTACGGCCCGGGCGGGTTGTCCCTGCTCGTCATCTGACGTCTGCACGGCTCGAGCGGGTGAAAAAGAGGCCCTGGGGCAACCTGCGTCGTTGATCGCTGTGGTGCGCGCCTCTGGGTGCGGACCCGCAGGCTACGGTGTCGGTGAACTTGTGCTGGGGCTGTGAACGACCACGGGGGCGGGGGTGCGCGTGAGGCAGGCTGGCGGTCGTGTCGACGGTGCGCGCCGGGCTCTGTGGCACCTGCGCACGGGAGGTGTCCGTCAGCTGCGGACCTGGGCACGGCGCCGCCGGATCGCCGCAGGCCTGCCTGCGCGCTCGGGTCGTCTCGACCGTCATGGGCGGCTGACGTTCGACCCGTGGCCGCTCCCGGAGCGTGCCCCTCGACGCGCTGACCTGCGCGTGGGCGTCGTCCTCGACGACTTCTCCCGGCTCGCCTTCGGGTTCGAGTGGGAGCAGGTGCTGCTCGAGCCGTCGTCGTGGCAGCGGGTCCTCGAGGATCGGCCGGTCGACGTGCTCTTCGTCGAGTCGGCCTGGGCCGGCAACGGTGGGGCGTGGAGCTATCACCTCACCGGGCCGACCGCGCCGCGTCCGGCGTTCGTCGAGCTGGTGGCCTGGTGCCGCGAGCACGGTGTGCCGACCGTCTTCTGGAACAAGGAGGACCCGGCGCACTTCGAGGACTTCCTCGACGCGGCCCGGTTGTTCGACCACGTCTTCACGACGGACAGCGCCATGGTGCCTGCGTACCGTGACCGGCTGGGCCACGACAGGGTGGGGACGCTGGGCTTCGCAGCGCAGCCGGTGATCCACAACCCGGTGCGGGCGCACGGGCGCGGTCCGGAGCGTGACGTCGCCTTCGCGGGGATGTATTTCGCTCACAAGTATCCGGAGCGTCGTGAGCAGATGGACCTGCTCCTGGGCGCTGCCCATCGGGTGAGCGGCCGCATGGAGACGGGCCTGGAGATCTTCTCTCGTCAGCTCGGGGGCGACGAGCGGTACCAGTTTCCGGTTCCGTATGCGGAGCACGTGGTGGGTTCGCTGACGTACGAGCAGACGCTCGCTGCGTACCGCGAGTACAAGGTGTTCCTCAACGTGAACTCGGTGGTGGACTCGCCGAGCATGTGCGCGCGGCGCGTCTTCGAGATCAGCGCGTGCGGCACACCCGTCGTGAGCGCACCGAGCGTGGCGATCACGGCGCTCTTCCCTCCGAACGAGGTCTTCACCGTGTCGGAGCCGGACGAGGCCGAGCACACTCTCCGCGCTCTGGTGCGCTCTCCGGAGCTGCGCGACCGTGCGACCCACCTGGCGCAACGGCGGATCTGGGAGGAGCACACGTACTCTCACCGTGCGGCGCAGGTGCTCGCTGCTGTCGGTATCGATGACGACGGTCTCCGGCGCCCGAGCGTCACGGCGATCGTGTCGACGAACCGCCCGCACCAGCTCGACCACGTGCTGCGGACCCTGGGCGCCCAGGTGGGCGTCCGCCCCCAGCTGGCTCTGCTGGCGCACGGCTTCGATCCTGACTGGTCGGAGATCCGTGCCACGGCTCGCGACCTCGGCATCGACGACCTCGTGACGCTCACGGCAGACGCGAGCGTCACGCTCGGCGCGTGCCTCAACCTCCTCGTGGATGCCGCTGACGGCGACGTGGTCGCCAAGATGGACGACGACGACCTCTACGGCCCGCACTACCTCTCCGACCAGATGTACGCCATGGACTACAGCGGGGCAGACGTCGTGGGGAAGCAGGCGCACTACATGTACCTGGAGGCTCTCGACGCGACCGTGCTGCGGTTCGCGGAGAAGGAGCACCGGTTCACCGACTTCGTCATGGGCCCGACGATCGTCGCGTGCCGCGACGTCGCCCGTGCTGCGCGCTTTGCCGACGTGGCCCGCGGTGAGGACACAGCGCTGCTCCGGAGCGCGGACGGCCTCGGCGCCACGATCTACGCCGCTGATCGGTTCGGCTTCGTCCAGGTTCGGCACGACGACGTCGCTGCGCACACCTGGTCCGCGTCGGTGGCTGAGCTGCTGGCCGGTGGCGAAGTACAGCTTTTCGGGCGCGCTGACAAGCACGCCTTCGTCTGAGCAGGGGAGCTCGTGTGGAGAACATCAAGACTGTTGCTGTCATCGGCCTCGGGTACATCGGGCTGCCGACCGCGGCGATCCTTGCAACCCAGGGGCTCGATGTCATCGGTGTCGACATCAAGCAGTCGACCGTCGATGCCGTGAACCGTGGCGAGGTGCCTTTCGTCGAACCGGACCTGGGCACCTACCTCGCGGGCGCGGTCAAGCAGGGGAACCTCTCGGCGAGCACGAAGACGCCGGCTGCGGACGCGTACATCGTCGCGGTCCCGACGCCGTTCTGCGAGGACCACGCACCTGACCTGTCGTATATCGAGGCGGCTGCGGACGCGCTCGCGGAGCAGCTGGTCGGTGGTGAGCTCATCATCTTGGAGTCGACGTCTCCTCCGGGGGCGACGGCGCACATGGCGCAGCGCATCCTGGCGGCGCGACCGGACCTGGATCAGGCGGACGAGCGGACGATGCTCTACTTTGCGCACTGCCCCGAACGAGTGCTGCCGGGACGGGTCATGATCGAGCTGGTCACCAACGACCGGATCGTGGGCGGGTTGTCGGACCGAGCGGCTGAGCGTGCAAAGTCGTTGTATGAGACCTTCTGTCAGGGGGAGATCCTCCTGACGGACGCGAAGACCGCTGAGATGGCGAAGCTCGTGGAGAACTCCTTCCGAGACGTGAACATCGCGTTCGCGAACGAGCTCTCCCAAATAAGTGATCGGCTAGATATCGATGTGTGGGAGCTAATTCGCCTCGCAAATCGGCACCCACGGGTCAATATTCTCCAACCAGGACCAGGTGTTGGTGGGCACTGCATTGCGGTGGACCCATGGTTTATTGTCGAAGCAGCTCCGGATCTCGCTCACTTGATTCGCACGGCACGGCATGTGAATGATGCGAAGCCACAGTGGGTTATTGATAAGGTGTGTGCAAAGGCGGACCAGGTGGCTCAACCCGTGGTGGCGATCTTCGGCCTCGCATTCAAAGCGAATATTGACGACCTCCGGGAATCGCCAGCGCTAAAGATCGTCGAC
This sequence is a window from Sanguibacter antarcticus. Protein-coding genes within it:
- a CDS encoding methyl-accepting chemotaxis protein — protein: MSSPVGVAPEIRYGLRARIATFVAVFIVVATTLAAVAIRAANLLGDQAEALAATDPEMAAAGSSSSSSLMWTAVVVVVVGVLGAVLVGARLAQRIRRGILAVCAAADGLAAGDLTVEVVVRTNDELGALARSLNQAQSSLRETMTGVVGAAQAVADAAAGLSAGASTMSVGSAESTGQMSTVASAVEQVTRNVETVAAGAEEMSASIREIAQNANEAAKVAQSATAVALTTNETVARLGTSSQEIGNVVKVITSIAEQTNLLALNATIEAARAGEAGKGFAVVASEVKDLAQETARATEDIARRVAAIQVDTGSAVEAIGEISTIIASINDYQMTIASAVEEQTATTNEMGRSAAEAATGSGEIAGNIVYASQSVGRSGEAIIDMNESIIQLSEIAADLRSRVSTFTF
- a CDS encoding methyl-accepting chemotaxis protein; this translates as MPALRTPPVLVRGLAGSITTARSRVAATWASSGGRLRARATSTAPTGQPARQPGGLRARWTDRSIVTKIMVAVGVMAVAAVLAGGVGAASLATVDRQSDELYVSHVVPMQYLSDVQAMFQADRARTLQYGLVNEFTRAELEAQLEQSLGELQALIVKYTPYAIRSNDMETLAYGIDNYHDMAASGLFPLVDSESERAFGLYVDGTMEPLSSIVVDPLQRETLAQSDAVAELSAQIHTTATRSTILIVVATALGALSALGLALVVALSVKSRLGSVQTALAAVGEGDLTVASGITGHDEIGDLAGSLALTQENLRTLVAKVAAASHSVRGAVNDLSDANATVATGSEATSTQAVVVASAAEEVSRSIQTVAAGAEEMAASIQEIAVNAQAAAEVARSATSVADSAHESVGRLGVSSEGIDAVVRSIVKIAAQTNLLALNATIEAARAGEAGKGFAVVASEVKDLAASTARATQEIVERVGAIRLDTASAAGAITEIATIVATIDDYQMTIASAVEEQTATTQEMTRSVNEAATGSGEIAANITGVASAASESSETVTRMGSTVELLLRTSGELDDQVTQFTY
- the chvE gene encoding multiple monosaccharide ABC transporter substrate-binding protein: MKSISGRARSRAVVALTAVVASITLAACSAGDVTAGNDDQLVGVAMPTTTSARWVADGKNVEAQLEALGYTVDLEYAEDDVPTQVAQIQKMIDDGADLLIVGSIDGTALTAQLAAAAAADIPVIAYDRLIRDSADVDYYATFDNHRVGVQQATMLLEGLGVVDDAGAPTGATGPFVVELFAGSPDDNNATVFYDAAMDTLQPYIDRGVLQVPSGETDFETVATLQWNGDTAAERMNRLLADTYAGTDLVIDGVLAPNDGIAIALLAALAADGYGTDAEPLPVTTGQDAEIPSVKSIIAGEQYATIYKDTRQLAEVAVSMGDALLKGEEPEVNDVTSYDNGVQVVPTYLLAPVVVDASNYEALLVGGGYYTEDELR
- a CDS encoding methyl-accepting chemotaxis protein translates to MTATFSTDLRTHWFWDRPVWAKIATSLVVMAVVFGAVGGLGAVALARAGTHLDEVNTLTGELQGDLGDLRAAQATSHLLVRRAAGATDDAMREQILTSSAWNDRTVEQLITEVEGYEQSNTQQWSDFVDRWEAWTTYRDATVLPLATAGDVAGVENALAADVAGDPDSAGRALLLAQGQIDFQVGAVLAGAQDEVRRTIIALVVGFVVGAGIAVTVAVLVTRRITTSINDVKVALETMATGDLTHTVEIRSRDELGQMSASFDEAQVNLRAVITGVIDTAATVAAAAEELATANSEVAAGTEETSAQAGVVAAAADEVNQNVQTVAAGAEQMGASIREIATNANEAARIASRAVEHSTETATTVGQLGETSQAIGTVVKVITSIAAQTNLLALNATIEAARAGEAGKGFAVVAGEVKELASESGRAAEDIARRIEEVQSQTASAVSAISEITAIISSISDFQLTIASAVEEQTATTNEMSRGVSEAALGVGEIAANIGGVASAAAVSSEIVTQMGDSVSELAKMSADLRVRVAQFTI
- a CDS encoding protein-glutamate methylesterase/protein-glutamine glutaminase codes for the protein MTIRVVVVDDSVVIRRLVVQALESDPDVEVVATAANGRLALAKIEQHAPDAVTMDIEMPELNGVESVRELRKRGHTMPIIMFSTLTERGATATFDALDAGASDYVAKPSNVGSISESLKAVADQLIPKIRALVPRPLTSSPTARSAGTVPGGVRPSVAAQRHTVMLRATPRNHPVRAVVLGSSTGGPEALSRVVERLTEPLPVPLLVVQHMPAIFTRQLAHRLDRLGPSQVFEAVHGQVLEPGCVYIAPGDTHLELEGTAGRYRAKITHGAPVNFCRPSVDVLFRSALTVVGPDLLAVILTGMGADGKVGAGAVADAGGTVVVQDEETSVVWGMPGATAMAGYAHRVLPISEIGHTIAGIVRASQGAQEVSR
- a CDS encoding CheR family methyltransferase — encoded protein: MSLTAESFTFVADLVRKKSAIHLPPGKEYLVESRLMPLARRAGLSVDDYVRRQRTSASLTEAELIVEALTTNETSWFRDALPFVTLAGHVLPEVMANKPVTAPLKIWSAACSTGQEPYSIAMALLDALSGPSPRIEITATDLSGEVLAKAERGAYSQLEVNRGLPAKYLVKHFTKAGTEWQISKELRSLVRFSKHNLLGAPPVGPFDIVFLRNVLIYFDVEVKRDILRRLRTSMRPGGFLVLGAAETTVGIDDLWQRVQVGRSSIYQNTTRSRT
- a CDS encoding response regulator, coding for MKALVIDDSRTMRRIVSTVLRDLGYETTEAGDGQEALDALEAGGVFDLACIDWNMPVMDGLTFVTKVRENKDWRSLTLMMVTTESEHGQIVRALAAGAHEYLIKPFTPDALRDKLELLGLLPVEETV
- a CDS encoding chemotaxis protein CheX, whose protein sequence is MIAGTLTVDRDQILAISQDVFAAMIDGGETIVFERFGAVPEPADPIVAWVDMTIGGLGIGARAVVRTGRPVADELTRALLVMNPDEVVTPEDLADAFGEIANVVGGNVKSLLAAHAVLSLPAVASEAPAMAEHQFLQEIPLDWRGHVLVMSLWSLS
- a CDS encoding response regulator, producing the protein MYVLIADDSRVMRQIVIRTLRQAGYDWKIIEAADGQEVYDLALAEEPDLILSDWNMPNATGIEALNALRQAGCMIPFGFVTSEGSPEMRDQADEAGALFLIAKPFTAESFRDVIDPVLV